In Saccharomyces cerevisiae S288C chromosome XV, complete sequence, the following proteins share a genomic window:
- the YVC1 gene encoding Yvc1p (Vacuolar cation channel; mediates release of Ca(2+) from the vacuole in response to hyperosmotic shock) yields the protein MVSANGDLHLPISNEQCMPENNGSLGFEAPTPRQILRVTLNLKYLIDKVVPIVYDPNDIVCDHSEILSPKVVKLAYEACGGNPKDKANKRKYQSVIIFSLLKVCEWYSILATMEVHNAKLYETRNLASQQLCKLLIEREETRDLQFLFMQLLLRRYVINENDEDQEPLNALELATDMHCTTVIGSSGFQRCLKWIWRGWIVQNGLDPTTFIKDDSLAEVSLISHFNPVRLKAPVYQNYLQMIFSFLFLGLYTLVVNGKDSERVQSFDLLESIFYVFNTGFILDELTKLYYIGYAHLSFWNLFNDTTYLIITFAMGFRAMSVTPLNAKYSSEDWDKISYRVLSCAAPFVWSRLLLYLESQRFIGIMLVILKHMMKESIVFFFLLFLIMIGFTQGFLGLDSADGKRDITGPILGNLTITVLGLGSFDVFEEFAPPYAAILYYGYYFIVSVILLNILIALYSTAYQKVIDNADDEYMALMSQKTLRYIRAPDEDVYVSPLNLIEVFMTPIFRILPPKRAKDLSYTVMTIVYSPFLLLISVKETREARRIKYNRMKRLNDDANEYDTPWDLTDGYLDDDDGLFSDNRNSGMRATQLKNSRSLKLQRTAEQEDVHFKVPKKWYKNVKKCSPSFEQYDNDDTEDDAGEDKDEVKELTKKVENLTAVITDLLEKLDIKDKKE from the coding sequence ATGGTATCAGCCAACGGCGACTTGCACTTGCCAATTTCTAACGAACAGTGCATGCCGGAAAACAATGGATCTCTTGGATTTGAGGCCCCCACTCCGAGACAGATTCTCAGGGTTACgttaaatttgaaatactTAATTGATAAGGTCGTACCTATTGTTTACGATCCCAATGATATTGTTTGTGACCATTCTGAGATTTTATCTCCAAAAGTTGTGAAGCTGGCTTATGAAGCATGTGGCGGGAACCCTAAAGACAAGGccaacaaaagaaaatatcaatctgtcattattttttcacttcttAAAGTTTGTGAGTGGTATTCCATATTGGCCACTATGGAAGTGCACAATGCCAAACTTTACGAAACCAGAAATTTAGCCTCACAACAGTTATGTAAATTGTTAATTGAAAGGGAGGAGACAAGAGACCTgcagtttcttttcatgcAGTTACTGCTGCGTCGGTACGTAATCAACGAGAACGATGAAGATCAAGAACCGTTGAATGCCTTGGAACTTGCCACAGATATGCACTGTACTACAGTGATAGGATCGAGTGGATTTCAGCGTTGTTTAAAATGGATATGGAGAGGATGGATAGTCCAAAATGGCTTGGATCCCACAACTTTTATCAAGGACGATTCACTGGCGGAAGTGTCATTGATCTCTCATTTCAACCCCGTAAGATTAAAGGCGCCTGTATACCAAAATTATTTGCAGATGATCTTctcatttttgtttctagGGCTTTATACCTTGGTGGTTAATGGTAAGGACTCTGAGAGAGTCCAATCTTTCGATTTGTTAGAAAGcatattttatgttttcaATACTGGTTTCATCTTGGATGAGCTCACTAAGctttattatattggtTATGCGCACCTATCGTTTTGGAATTTATTTAATGATACCACATATTTGATAATCACGTTTGCTATGGGGTTCCGTGCAATGAGCGTAACGCCCCTTAATGCAAAATACTCTTCAGAAGATTGGGATAAAATATCATATAGAGTCTTATCCTGTGCAGCACCATTTGTGTGGTCGAGACTCCTACTATACCTTGAATCACAAAGGTTTATTGGGATTATGTTGGTTATCCTAAAACATATGATGAAAGAATccattgtatttttcttccttctaTTCTTAATAATGATAGGATTCACTCAAGGTTTCTTAGGTTTGGATTCCGCAGATGGTAAGAGAGATATCACCGGACCCATCCTGGGTAATTTAACAATCACCGTTTTGGGTCTTGGTagttttgatgttttcgAAGAATTCGCTCCCCCATATGCGGCAATACTGTATTATGGTTACTATTTTATTGTTTCGGTTAtccttttgaatatattaatTGCTTTGTATTCGACTGCGTACCAAAAAGTTATTGACAATGCAGATGACGAGTACATGGCTTTGATGTCACAAAAGACGTTGAGATACATTAGAGCACCTGATGAAGATGTCTATGTTTCTCCATTGAACTTAATTGAAGTGTTCATGACACCTATCTTTCGTATTCTTCCACCGAAGCGTGCTAAAGATTTGAGCTATACTGTAATGACAATAGTGTACAGCCCATTTTTGTTGCTTATTTCTGTTAAAGAAACTCGGGAGGCTAGAAGGATAAAATATAACAGGATGAAAAGGTTAAACGATGATGCCAATGAATATGATACTCCATGGGATTTGACAGATGGCTACttggatgatgatgacggTTTGTTTTCTGATAACCGAAATTCTGGCATGAGAGCCACCCAGTTAAAGAATTCCCGTTCGCTAAAACTGCAAAGAACAGCAGAGCAGGAAGATGTCCATTTTAAAGTCCCTAAGAAGTGGTATAAAAACGTTAAAAAATGCAGTCCCTCCTTCGAACAGTATGATAACGATGACACTGAAGATGATGCTGGTGAAGATAAAGATGAAGTCAAAGAGCTCACTAAGAAAGTGGAAAACTTGACAGCTGTAATTACCGATCTACTCGAAAAATTAGACATAAAGGATAAGAAAGAGTAA
- the VPS21 gene encoding Rab family GTPase VPS21 (Endosomal Rab family GTPase; required for endocytic transport and sorting of vacuolar hydrolases; required for endosomal localization of the CORVET complex; required with YPT52 for MVB biogenesis and sorting; involved in autophagy and ionic stress tolerance; geranylgeranylation required for membrane association; protein abundance increases in response to DNA replication stress; mammalian Rab5 homolog; VPS21 has a paralog, YPT53, that arose from the whole genome duplication): MNTSVTSIKLVLLGEAAVGKSSIVLRFVSNDFAENKEPTIGAAFLTQRVTINEHTVKFEIWDTAGQERFASLAPMYYRNAQAALVVYDVTKPQSFIKARHWVKELHEQASKDIIIALVGNKIDMLQEGGERKVAREEGEKLAEEKGLLFFETSAKTGENVNDVFLGIGEKIPLKTAEEQNSASNERESNNQRVDLNAANDGTSANSACSC; this comes from the coding sequence atgaacacATCAGTCACTTCCATAAAGTTGGTACTGTTGGGTGAGGCAGCAGTTGGTAAATCGTCAATAGTCCTAAGGTTTGTATCTAATGATTTTGCCGAAAATAAGGAGCCCACCATTGGTGCAGCATTCCTCACTCAAAGAGTTACTATAAATGAACATACTGTTAAGTTTGAAATATGGGACACTGCTGGGCAAGAGAGATTTGCATCTTTAGCACCTATGTACTATAGAAACGCACAAGCTGCTCTTGTAGTATACGACGTTACAAAACCACAATCCTTTATTAAAGCGCGCCACTGGGTTAAGGAATTACATGAACAGGCATCAAAGGATATCATCATTGCGTTAGTTGGTAACAAGATCGATATGCTGCAAGAAGGTGGGGAAAGAAAAGTCGCAAGGGAAGAAGGTGAAAAGCTAGCGGAAGAAAAGGGCTTGTTGTTCTTTGAAACAAGTGCAAAGACAGGAGAGAATGTTAACGATGTATTTTTGGGAATCGGTGAAAAGATACCACTGAAGACGGCTGAAGAGCAAAATAGTGCAAGTAACGAACGTGAGTCGAACAATCAAAGAGTGGATTTGAACGCTGCTAATGATGGGACCAGCGCAAACAGTGCTTGCAGTTGTTAG
- the PTC5 gene encoding type 2C protein phosphatase PTC5 (Mitochondrial type 2C protein phosphatase (PP2C); involved in regulation of pyruvate dehydrogenase activity by dephosphorylating the serine 133 of the Pda1p subunit; localizes to the intermembrane space and is imported via the presequence pathway and processed by the inner membrane protease (Imp1p-Imp2p); acts in concert with kinases Pkp1p and Pkp2p and phosphatase Ptc6p), translated as MSPLTRTVAIKKTVKVLSKCQSGREYTQKFLQRAYSTSHANSTYYSRTKLFISSHSKALNIALLSGSLLLTYSYYSPKKILSLDTINGIKDYSTNTSGNINMPSPNPKGTETQKSQRSQNDQSVLILNDSKIEAKLHDREESHFVNRGTGIFRYDVAQLPSNHPIEDDHVEQIITIPIESEDGKSIEKDLYFFGIFDGHGGPFTSEKLSKDLVRYVAYQLGQVYDQNKTVFHSDPNQLIDSAISKGFLKLDNDLVIESFRKLFQDPNNTNIANTLPAISGSCALLSLYNSTNSILKVAVTGDSRALICGLDNEGNWTVKSLSTDQTGDNLDEVRRIRKEHPGEPNVIRNGRILGSLQPSRAFGDYRYKIKEVDGKPLSDLPEVAKLYFRREPRDFKTPPYVTAEPVITSAKIGENTKFMVMGSDGLFELLTNEEIASLVIRWMDKNMNLAPVKAEPGKLPKVIDVSEDKEAQRPAFRYKDNNSSSPSGSNPEYLIEDKNVATHLIRNALSAGGRKEYVSALVSIPSPMSRRYRDDLTVTVAFFGDSGTPSIVSNATSIVMNPEATTKPKPRL; from the coding sequence ATGTCTCCCTTAACTAGAACCGTAGCTATAAAGAAAACGGTTAAGGTTCTATCTAAATGTCAATCTGGTAGAGAATACACACAGAAGTTTCTCCAACGTGCATATTCAACATCACATGCCAACAGCACATACTATTCAAGGACAAAGCTATTCATATCATCACATTCTAAAGCTCTAAACATTGCTCTACTAAGCGGGTCCCTACTGTTGACCTACTCCTACTATTCCCCTAAAAAGATCCTCTCCCTTGATACAATTAACGGAATAAAAGATTATTCTACAAATACTAGTGGTAACATTAACATGCCGTCACCTAATCCAAAAGGAACAGAGACACAAAAGAGTCAACGGTCTCAGAATGACCAATCTGTTCTTATCTTGAACGATTCTAAAATAGAGGCTAAACTACATGATAGAGAGGAAAGCCATTTTGTTAACCGTGGCACTGGTATATTCAGGTATGATGTGGCACAGTTGCCCTCTAACCATCCAATAGAAGACGATCACGTAGAACAAATCATTACCATTCCGATAGAAAGTGAGGATGGCAAGTCCATAGAGAAGgatttgtatttttttggaatttttgaTGGACATGGTGGTCCTTTCACTTCGGAAAAATTATCTAAAGATCTAGTCCGTTATGTAGCGTATCAATTAGGTCAGGTATATGACCAGAACAAAACGGTTTTCCATTCCGACCCCAACCAATTAATCGATTCTGCAATTTCGAAAGGTTTTTTGAAACTAGATAATGATCTTGTAATCGAATCGTTCAGGAAGCTGTTTCAAGATCCAAACAACACAAATATTGCAAACACTTTACCAGCGATTTCTGGTTCTTGTGCACTATTAAGTTTATACAACTCCACTAACTCAATTTTGAAAGTGGCTGTCACTGGAGACTCAAGGGCTTTAATTTGTGGTTTGGACAACGAGGGCAATTGGACGGTAAAGTCGCTATCCACCGACCAGACCGGTGATAATTTGGATGAAGTACGGAGAATTAGGAAAGAACATCCAGGAGAACCAAACGTTATAAGAAACGGAAGAATATTGGGTTCATTACAACCATCCAGGGCATTTGGAGACTATCGCTACAAGATCAAAGAAGTCGATGGAAAACCATTATCGGATTTGCCTGAAGTTGCCAAACTTTATTTTAGAAGAGAGCCAAGGGATTTCAAGACACCCCCATATGTCACTGCGGAACCAGTGATTACTTCTGCCAAAATTGGTGAGAACACTAAATTTATGGTGATGGGTTCGGATGGTTTATTCGAATTACTAactaatgaagaaattgctTCCTTGGTTATCAGGTGGATGgataaaaatatgaatcTGGCACCTGTGAAGGCAGAACCGGGGAAATTACCAAAAGTTATCGATGTATCTGAAGACAAGGAAGCACAAAGACCGGCATTCAGGTACAAGGATAATAATTCGAGCTCACCATCAGGATCAAACCCAGAGTATCTTATTGAAGACAAAAACGTCGCCACTCATTTAATTAGAAATGCATTAAGTGCGGGcggaagaaaagaatatgtATCGGCATTGGTAAGTATACCATCGCCGATGAGTAGAAGATACAGAGATGACTTGACAGTAACAGTGGCGTTCTTTGGTGATTCTGGAACACCCTCAATTGTCTCCAATGCTACTTCAATAGTTATGAACCCGGAGGCAACAACAAAGCCAAAACCTAGATTATGA
- the TMA46 gene encoding translation machinery-associated protein TMA46 (hypothetical protein that associates with translating ribosomes; interacts with GTPase Rbg1p) produces the protein MPPKKGKQAQAAGKKKDNVDKTFGMKNKNRSTKVQKYIKQVQSQSDPKKEEMRLKKLEEKKRREAEEAERRALFNPVADQRVRAGVDPKSMVCALFKLGNCNKGAKCKFSHDLNVGRRMEKKDLYQDTRSEKENDTMDNWDEEKLRKVILSKHGNPKTTTDKVCKYFIEAVENGKYGWFWICPNGGDKCMYRHSLPEGFVLKTNEQKRLERESLEKQPKITLEEFIETERGKLDKSKLTPITIANFAQWKKDHVIAKINAEKKLSSKRKPTGREIILKMSAENKSFETDNADMPDDVTQGSAWDLTEFTDALKKADHQDDGGIKDYGDGSNPTFDIKKANSATLA, from the coding sequence ATGCCAccaaaaaagggaaaacaGGCCCAAGCGGCTGGTAAGAAGAAGGATAATGTCGACAAGACGTTCGgtatgaagaacaagaacCGTTCTACCAAAGTCCAAAAATACATCAAACAAGTGCAATCACAATCCGACCccaagaaagaagagatgAGGTTAAAGAAactcgaagaaaaaaagcgCAGAGAAGCCGAAGAAGCTGAACGAAGAGCACTATTCAACCCTGTAGCAGACCAAAGGGTTCGTGCGGGTGTAGATCCCAAGTCCATGGTTTGTGCTCTGTTCAAACTGGGGAATTGTAACAAAGGTGCCAAATGTAAGTTCTCACATGACTTGAACGTCGGTAGAAgaatggaaaagaaagatttatACCAAGATACAAGAAgtgaaaaggaaaatgacACAATGGACAACTGGGATGAAGAAAAGCTGAGAAAAGTTATCCTGTCGAAGCACGGTAACCCAAAGACCACCACCGACAAAGTATGCAAATACTTCATCGAGGCCGTGGAAAACGGTAAATACGGTTGGTTTTGGATTTGTCCTAACGGAGGTGACAAATGTATGTACAGACACTCCCTACCAGAGGGCTTTGTGCTGAAAACCAACGAGCAAAAGAGGCTCGAGAGGGAGTCGCTCGAGAAACAGCCAAAAATTACGCTGGAGGAGTTTATCGAAACAGAAAGAGGGAAACTAGACAAATCCAAGCTAACACCAATAACAATTGCCAACTTCGCCCAATGGAAGAAGGACCACGTCATCGCAAAGATTAACGCTGAAAAGAAGTTATCTAGTAAGAGGAAACCTACTGGTAGAGAAATCATTCTTAAGATGAGCGCCGAAAACAAGTCATTTGAGACGGACAACGCCGACATGCCAGACGACGTCACCCAGGGATCCGCATGGGATCTTACTGAATTCACAGATGCCTTGAAGAAGGCTGACCACCAAGACGACGGCGGCATCAAGGACTACGGTGACGGTAGCAACCCCACCTTCGACATCAAAAAAGCCAACTCCGCCACGCTCGCATAG
- the ECM3 gene encoding putative ATPase ECM3 (Non-essential hypothetical protein; involved in signal transduction and the genotoxic response; induced rapidly in response to treatment with 8-methoxypsoralen and UVA irradiation; relocalizes from ER to cytoplasm upon DNA replication stress; ECM3 has a paralog, YNL095C, that arose from the whole genome duplication): MTHITLGQAIWASVRPIIKIYLIIGVGFGLCKMNILTVQATRSISDIVLTILLPCLSFNKIVANIEDNDIKDVGIICLTSVILFATGLGFAFIVRSVLPVPKRWRGGILAGGMFPNISDLPIAYLQSMDQGFIFTEAEGEKGVANVIIFLAMFLICVFNLGGFRLIENDFHYKGDDDEENTLTNDDSAQQPTQPIEGNSSSSSNQDILKEPNESTVPNSSQASYISEKNKKEKTELSVPKPTHTAPPAIDDRSSNSSAVVSIDSITHSLRTNHVDAQSVSELNDPTYRTRSQPIAYTTESRTSHVHNNRRNSITGSLRSIDMRELPAEGMSDLIREYSNVDQYGRRRKSSISSQGAPSVLQADGTISPNLTRTSTLQRVKTSNLTRIITSDATVSKKDIETSGSSLPKWLQKFPLTKFFVFFLKNCLRPCSMAVILALIIAFIPWVKALFVTTSNTPKIKQAPDNAPALTFIMDFTSYVGAASVPFGLILLGATLGRLKIGKLYPGFWKSAVVLVFLRQCIMPIFGVLWCDRLVKAGWLNWENDKMLLFVTAITWNLPTMTTLIYFTASYTPEDETEPVQMECTSFFLMLQYPLMVVSLPFLVSYFIKVQMKL; this comes from the coding sequence ATGACACACATCACACTGGGACAAGCCATCTGGGCCTCTGTCAGACCAATCATCAAAATCTATCTGATTATTGGTGTAGGCTTCGGTTTATGCAAGATGAACATCTTAACCGTTCAGGCCACAAGGTCCATCTCTGATATCGTTTTAACAATTCTGCTTCCTTGTTTatcattcaataaaatcGTAGCAAATATAGAAGATAACGATATCAAAGATGTCGGCATTATTTGTCTGACGTCTGTTATACTGTTCGCAACTGGCTTGGGGTTTGCCTTTATTGTTCGCAGTGTGCTGCCTGTTCCTAAGAGATGGCGTGGTGGTATACTTGCAGGAGGTATGTTTCCCAATATCAGCGATCTACCCATCGCCTATTTGCAATCCATGGACCAAGGGTTTATATTTACAGAAGCAGAAGGTGAGAAAGGTGTTGCCAACGTTATCATCTTTCTGGCCATGTTTTTGATATGTGTTTTCAATTTAGGTGGTTTCAGACTAATTGAAAACGATTTCCATTACAAAggtgatgacgatgaagaaaatacgTTGACCAATGATGATTCTGCCCAACAGCCAACACAACCAATTGAAGgcaattcttcttcttcatccaaCCAAGATATCCTGAAAGAGCCCAACGAGTCTACCGTTCCTAACAGTTCACAAGCAAGCTACATTTCtgagaaaaataaaaaagaaaaaactgaaCTCTCTGTCCCCAAGCCTACACATACTGCCCCTCCAGCAATAGATGACAGGAGCTCGAACTCATCCGCGGTGGTCTCTATCGATAGCATTACACACTCACTACGCACAAACCATGTGGATGCCCAATCTGTAAGCGAGCTTAACGATCCTACTTACAGAACTAGAAGTCAACCAATAGCATACACTACCGAGTCAAGAACATCACATGTTCATAATAACCGCAGGAATTCCATCACTGGCTCCTTACGTTCCATCGATATGCGTGAACTACCCGCGGAAGGCATGTCGGATTTAATTCGTGAATACTCCAATGTTGATCAATACGGtagaagaaggaaaagttCTATCAGCTCCCAAGGAGCACCCTCTGTTTTGCAGGCAGACGGTACTATTTCTCCAAATTTGACTAGAACCTCCACTTTACAAAGAGTCAAAACTTCCAACCTAACAAGAATAATCACCTCAGATGCCACTGTTAGTAAGAAAGATATTGAGACTTCCGGTTCCTCTTTACCAAAATGGCTACAGAAATTTCCcttaacaaaatttttcgtcttttttctaaaaaattGTCTAAGGCCTTGTTCCATGGCTGTTATCCTGGCTTTGATTATCGCTTTTATTCCCTGGGTAAAAGCCCTTTTCGTTACGACCAGTAATACAccaaaaatcaaacaagCCCCAGATAATGCACCTGCTCTAACTTTCATTATGGATTTTACATCTTATGTTGGAGCCGCTTCAGTTCCCTTCGGTTTGATTCTTTTAGGCGCTACTCTTGGTAGATtgaaaattggaaaattatACCCTGGTTTCTGGAAATCCGCAGTGGTATTAGTCTTTCTCAGACAATGTATCATGCCGATCTTTGGTGTCTTGTGGTGTGACCGTCTAGTGAAAGCGGGATGGCTAAATTGGGAAAACGACAAGATGTTATTGTTTGTTACCGCCATTACTTGGAACTTACCAACAATGACCACCTTAATCTACTTCACTGCAAGTTATACCCCTGAGGACGAAACTGAACCCGTTCAAATGGAATGTacctctttctttttgatgCTTCAATATCCTTTGATGGTCGTTAGTTTACCATTTTTGGTGTCTTATTTCATCAAAGTTCAAATGAAATTATAA